A stretch of DNA from Pontiella agarivorans:
TGCAAACTCTTCATACTGGCCGTTGATGTCGGCCATATCCATAACGGTGACCCACGGGGAGCCGTCAACCCGGAAGGCTTCAAGGCGGAATTTACGAAGTCCCCGGCCGTTGGCCAGCTTCAGATGCTCGCACTTGAAAATAGTCTGAATGACTTTCCGTTTTATAAAACTGCCGGTTTCAAACCGGAGATTGGCATCGGTGATATAGGCCACCTCGCGCCCGTTGGCATCTTTCCAGACCACTTTGGCATCCTCAAGCTGCAGCAGGGTTTTGGCATTGATGGCCTTCGGCGGAAATTTCGGCAGCGAATCATCCGCCTTATCCGGCGGGCGGAACCCCACCACCGCCCCGAGCCGACGGCCGATTCCACTGAGAATCAGCGGTTCCCAGTTTCCCGTGTTTGGAACCTGCCGGAAGGTCATTTCCATATTCCTGATGCTCAACTCGCGTACAAACGGCGTCTCTTTGGAGAAGAAGAACAACCAGTTGAACTTCATCTTCACATCGGGCATTTCCACCCCCTGGAAACTCAGCCCCTGAAGATGGAGTCCGCACAGCAGCGTCATCCCCGTTTTCTGGATGGAAATCGGCTGGCGGGTGCCGTTGGACAACTTATCGACAATGGCCTGCCGCGTTCCCTCCAGCCGCGAAATAACATGCCCGCCGATATAGAGTATAATCAGAATAATCAGCGTTGTGACGGCATTCCGCTTGAAACGCTGCCATTTACTTTTTTTCGGCGGTGCTGTTTTTTTCTTAGCCATTTGCCAGTTCGATCGACCGCGTCTGCGCCGCTTTGAGCGCCGCCACAACGGCATCCTTCACGCCGTGTTCTTCCAGCGTTGAAATGGCGGCATGGGTGGTGCCGCCTTTCGATGTTACTTTTGCACGCAGACCGGCCGCCTCTTCGCCCGATTCCCTCATCAGTTTAGCCGCTCCGATCACCGTTGAAAGCGCGAGTTCACGGGAAACTCCTTTTTCCAATCCCATCTGTTCCGCCGCTTCAAGCATACTTTCGAGCAGATAAAAAACATAGGCCGGACCGCTGCCGCTCAGCGCCGTGACCGCATCGATTTCCTTCTCGTCAACCACAACCGCCACGCCAACCGCACCGAGCAGATTGCAGGCAATTTCCACATCCGCTTCAACGGCAAATTCCCCGGCGGCAATCCCCGCAGCCCCTTCTCCGACCAGCGCCGGCGTATTCGGCATCACCCTCACCACACGAATCGGTTTTCCATTGGCAATTTTAGCAGAAGGAATTCCGGCCATAATGCTGATCACCAGCGCGTCGGATTTAAGTGCGCGCTCAATCTCCGGCCAGACGTCCGGAAAAATCTGCGGTTTAACCGAAAGCACAATGACATCCGCCTGCGCCACCGCCGCCGCGTTATCCGTAGTGCGCCCGACGCCGTACTGTTCGGTAAAATGGTCCAGCCGCTCTTCGTTAATATCCGTCACGCAGACATCCGCCGCTTCAACCACGTTCTGCTTAATGATCCCCGCAACAATGGCTTCCGCCATGTTACCCGCTCCGATAAATGTAATTTTCATGATGATTTCCTTTTACCACAGGGCGCACAGAGTACACAGAGGCTAATTGCTCAATCGCGCATCCAATCCCTTTTCCCTGTTGGCGGATTTTGATTCATCCGCCGTGCGCTCGGGGGTTAAATCCTTATCCTCTCTTCCCAAACAGATCCGTTCCGATGCGGATCCAGGTGCTGCCCTCTTCAATAGCGACTTCCAGATCGTGCGACATCCCCATGGAAAGTTCGGGCAGCGGCGTACCGGTTTCGTCCTGCAGCTGATCGCGCAGTTTCCGAAGGCTGGAAAAATGAACACGCGTTTTTTCCGGATCAGGCGCAAACGGCGGAATGAGCATCAGGCCGTGCACCTCGCACTTGCTCATTTGGTTGGCCGCCTCAATGGCCCCCGCCACTTCTTCAGGTTTAAACCCGTATTTTGCGGCTTCCCCGGCAATATTGACCTGCAGCAAAACCGGCAGGGTCTGGTTGGCATGACTTTCCAGGGTTTGGAGCAGTTTCAGCGAATCCACGGAATGGATCATTTGGAAAAGGTTGGCTGCAACCTTGGCCTTGTTGCTCTGCAGATGCCCGATCAAATGCCATTCCAGCCCGCCGGGACTCATCGGAATTTTGGACTGCGCTTCCTGCACCTTGTTTTCACCGAAAAGCCGAAGTCCGCAGTCAACCGCTGCGCGCACCGCTTCCGGCGGTTTCGTTTTTGAGACCGCAAGCAGCGTTACGCTGTCGCGCGCCCGGCCGGCTTTTTCACACGCCGCCTGAATTCTGTGTTCCACCCGTTCCAGTCGATCTGAAAATGTTTCTTCCATATATTTCACGTCCTTTTCGACCCAACAGCATTACCGATGACCCCGTATCGAATAAAGAATGAAAACCGCGAATCTCAGTCGCTCAGTAGAGAGCGGTTATTCCCGGGAAAGGCCCTTCCATGAAAACCCCCGATTTGCCGGCCGCATCATTCCCGTTCATGAGCGCCGGCTGACCCTTGAAGGAACATAACCAAATCCGTACCATTTAAACGTGGTGAGCATCGGGTTCAGCCGGAAACCGCCGGGCCGGTTTTCAGGAATACGATATTAATCCCGCCCCGGACAACACATTCTAAAACTTTTGCTCCCAATCATTTCGAACACTTCCTTTCAAAGGAACCGTTGTATTATAGGATCTGAAAATAGACGTAAACGTTACTCCGTAAAATAAAAGAAAAGCGGTTGCAGTCTTATTCCGTTGTTTCTATGCTCCCAAACATAAATCACCAGCAACATGTAAAACCACAAGGAGAGAAAACATGAAAAAATTGATGATTGTAGCTGCAGCGTGCGCGCTGACCGCAGGATCTTTTGCTGAAACCGCAGGCTTCCAGCTTTCGTTGACTCCGGATATCGCCCTCCAGGACCGTGATACTGAAATCAAAGGCGTATCGATCGGGGTATGGAATGAAAACCCCGGTGCACAGTGGCAAATCGGTTTTGTGAACGGTTCAACCGGCGACAGCAAAGGTTTCGCCTGGCTGCCCTACCTCACATTCTATAACTATGCTGAAAACTTCTCCGGCGTACATTGGGCTTGGGTGAATAACACCTCCGGTAAATTTGTCGGCTGGCAGAGCGGCATTGTGAACATCGCTCAGGAAGAGTTTGTCGGGCTCCAATCCGCCTGGGTGAACTACACCGCAAAAATGCACGGCGTTCAGCTTGGCCTGGTGAACTATGCAAAAACTGTTGATGAATGGGCCTTCCAGCTCGGGCTCGTAAACATCATTGAAGACAACCCTTGGTTCAGCAACCTCCCAGGAGAACTGGCTCAGGGCATGATCATTGCCAACTGGAGCTTCGGTGATTAATTCAACGTGCTGAATTAAACATATCCAAAGCAAAGCCGCTCCGATGTTTCAGAGCGGCTTTTTTTACATCCGCATCTGATCACATGAGGATTGACAGCCTTTAAGATCTTGCAGAAAGTGAATTTGTTTGATCCCAAGTAGTTTTTTATGAAAGCCATCGATATTACTTCAGAGGATCGATATCGATAAACTGCAACAAAAGTAGGAAGAACCTTTTATTTCAGGAGAAAGCATGATGAATAAAAAGCTTAGATCTTCGGTTTCCTGCGTCGGCTTCATACTGATCGCCGGCTGTGCAACGGTTGATAAACAGCCGCAGGCGGTTGAGGCCCCGGTTTCGCGCGAGGCCCAGCTTCAAGCCCAGAAGCAACAGGCTCTTCCCCCGAAACCCCGTTTAAAACGAAAAATTGCGATCGGACGCTTCAGCAACGAAACCCGATACGGCCGCTCATTACTGCGCGACGATGAAAATGACCCGCTGGGCAAACAGGTTTCAGATATTCTGGCCGGACGGCTGGTGGAATCGGATCGTTTCCTGGTTTTTGAACGCCCGGATATCAATAAGCTGAAGACCGAAAGCGAACTGACCGGTCAAACGCTGAACCTTGTCGGCGTGGATACCATGATTTTCGGATCGCTGACAGAATTCGGAATGAATACCACCGGCAAAAAAGGCTTTCTCAGCTCCACCAAAAAACAGACGGCGGAGGCTTCGGTGGAGCTCCGGCTGGTGGATGTTAAAACCGGCCGTATCTTCTTCACCGCCAAAGGCAGCGGCTCGGCCAGTGTTGAATCCGGAGAAATTGCAGGGTACGGCAGCAAAGCCTCTTATGATGCAACCCTGAGCGATAAAGCCATTGATGCCGCCGTATCCGATGTGCTCAATACGCTGATCCGGAAGCTGGAGGAGAAAACCTGGAAAACCTCAATTCTTACGATAGAAAACGGCCAGGTCTACATCAGCGGCGGAGCCCATCAGGGCATCAGCAAGGGCGACACCTTTGCCGTCATGAAACGCGGAAAGACGGTGAAAAGTCCGCAGACCGGACTCGATATCGAACTTCCGGCTTCAAACGTGGCCTCCATTGAAATCCTTTCACTGTTCGGCGAAGACGAAGCCGGCGAAGGTTCAATCGCCCGGGTAACAGCAGGCGATCTGTCCGCTTACGATATAAACGACCTCTTCATCACGGAACAGGAGAATGAATCATGAAATGGATTTTCCTAACAGCAACCCTTCTGACCGCCGGCCTTTTTTCCGGCTGTGCCTATCCGGAAAAAGCGAAAGTGGAGCAGAAAGACGCCCGGCCGACCCTCGGCATCGCCGGAGCACCCGCCGGCGCAAAGCTCTTTGTTGACGGCCTCGATATGGGGCCGGCAGCCCGCTTTAATGGAAAAGCAGGCGTTCTGCTCGTCGAAAGCGGAAAGCACCAAATTGAGGTCCGCAGCCCGAGCGGCGCGGTTCTTTACACCGAGGAAGTTTTCCTGAGTGGAGAAACAACAAAAATCCTGACCTTTAAACCATGAACCGAAAACTGCTTCTGTACTGTTGTGCCGTTCCGCTTTTTCTTTCCGGCTGTGCCGCCCCGACCCTTTTCACCTGGGGCAATTACGACCAGTGGTTGTATGAAAACTATAAAAACCCCAAAAACGATGAAGTGCTTTATGCCGATTTGTCCGCCCTCATTTCGGACTACGAAAGCAGAAAAAATCCGCAGACCAAACCCCTGGCGCCCGGACTGTATGCCGAATACGGCTTTCTGCTGATGCGGCGGGGGGAAAACAAAAAAGCCATCGAATATTACAACAAAGAAAAAGCACTCTGGCCGGAATCCGCAGTATTTATGGATCATATGATTCAGGTGGCCTCCATCAACACCGGCACCGCAGACGGGGGAGAAATTCATGAATAAGAACATCATTTATTCTCTTTTGCTTTTACTCCCCGTTCTGCTGGCGGGCTGCAGCACCACCCCGCCCGCCGGATATGACTACACCGCGTTCCGTTCAGCAGACCCGCACTCCATTCTGATCGTACCGGTGGTCAACAACACCGTCGATGTGGATGCCGCCGATTATTTTCTGTCTGCCATTTCCCAGCCGGTTGCCGAACGGGGCTACTACGTCTTTCCGGTCAACATGGTCAAACGCGTAATGGAAGAAGACGGGCTCGCCGATGCCCATATGGTGCACCATGCCGACCCGACCCGCCTGGCCGCCCTGTTCGGAGCGGATTCGGTTCTTTATATTACGGTGGAACGCTGGGACGCACAATATGCCGTACTCGCCACCACCGTGACGGTTGAATTCAATTATGTGCTGAAAGACGGCCATACCGGAAACGAACTCTGGAGTACGGCGCAGAAAATTGTCTATCAGCCGCAAAACAGCTCCAGCGGAAATCTGATCGCCGATCTGGTGGTTGCCGCCGTTCAGGCGGCCGCAACCAAAGCTGCACCCAATTACATGCCTCTTGCACGGCAGGCCAACGGAAAAGCGGTTGTCCAGACGCACTATGGTCTTCCGGCCGGTCCGTATAACCTCAAAGAATATCAGAACGATATGGATCGATTCTAACGCCGGCGCCGCGGTGGGGCACAGAGTTTGGCCAGCAGCGTTTCAAGCATCAGCTCATGCGGGATCGATCCTTCCGAAATCATCTTTTCGTGGGTATCCACCACCAGCCGCTTGCTCGCCGCCAGGCGGGCGACCGTGTAGGGAGCCGCCTGGTTGGCAAATTTCGAAGCCCGGAACCAATGCATTTTCCGCGGATCATCTGGCATGGCCGCAAAATAATCATCAATCTCTTCGTCGTTCGCCCACTGGATCCGGTTGCCGTTCATGCGAAGCCAGCCGATCTCCATATATTCCCGGAACCGCAGTAGATTCTGAAACAGATTTTCAATCTGGATAATCAGACCGATGGCCGTCTGTTTCTGGAAAAGCAGCTGCCGGAAAATCCGGATCGCCTCCCCGAGTTTCCGCTCGGCAATAGCATCCGTAAAGTCCCAGGCCACCGCTTCATGAGAAGCCGCCGTCATCAGCTGCACATCCTGAAGCTGGATATTTTTATCCTCGCCTTTATAGAGCACCAGCTTCTCCACCTCATTCATGATCTGGCGGGTTTCAAAACCGGCCCGGTCGATAAACAGGTCCGCCGCATCGGAATCGATGCTGTACCCTTCGCGCTTAAACAACGATTTCGCCCGTTTCAACGCCACCGGCCGCGCCTCATAGTCGCGTTCGGGAATATCAAACTCCTCGAATTCAACGATATCCTTAATCGCCTTGTAAAAACCCGAAACCTTGTAAATCCCCGGCGCGGAAACCACCAGAAACTGATCCGGCGAAAGCCCGGCCTTCAGATCATTGGAAAGTTCCGCCAGCAGCCGTTTCACATCGGCATTCTTCATAATGACCTGATTTTTCAGAAACGCGGCATCGCGCAGCCAAACCACTTTTTTACCGCCGAAAAGCCCCACGGTCCGGAATGCCGCCACGCACTGATCGATTGCCGCAATGGCCTCATCCACCTTCGATGCACTGCCGTCGATCACTTCCAGCGAGAGCGACTGCTCCTCCGCAGGGCAGATCTGATCCACCTTTTTCCGCGCATTCGTACCCACCAGGTATTCATCATTTCCACAATAAAAATATACGTTATCCGCCATGATTCCTTCCAAACTTCCAATCTCCGGAAGATATGATTTAATCCTCTCCTTTGAAACTGAAAACAGGATCAAGCATGAACAAAACCATCTGGGCGCCGTGGCGCATTGAATACATTCTGGGCGAAAAAGAAGGCGGCTGTTTTCTCTGCCGCATGTTCGCCGAAAACAACGACCGTGAAAACCTGCTGCTTAAACGCGGAAAAACCTGCGCCGTCGTCATGAACCGCTATCCCTACAATTCCGGACATCTGATGGTCACTCCGTACCGCCACCTTGACAATCTTTCCGAACTCACGGCTGAAGAGCGGCTCGAACTGATGGATCTCACCGCCGAAGCCGTGGATATTTTAAAGGCGGAACTGCATCCGCAAGGCCTCAACCTCGGGTTTAATCTGGGCGAACCCGCCGGAGCCGGACTGAAAGATCATATCCACCAGCACATTGTACCGCGCTGGACCGGTGATACCAATTTTATGCCCGTTCTCGCCGACACCCGCGTGATGCCGCAGGCCCTGCTCGAACAGTACGATATTCTTCACCCCCTTTTTAATCCGGCCTGATGATGAAATCCGAAAAAGAAAAAATGCTCGCCGGCGAACTCTATTATTCCATGGGCGGCGAACTGGCCGCCGAACGTGAAACGGCCCGATCGCTGCTGAAAAAAATGAATATCGAGCTGTTCGATGACCCCGAAGGACGCCGGGAAACCCTCCGGCAACTGCTGCCCAACTGCGCGGATGATATTTATGTGACCCCGCCCTTCTATTGCGATTACGGCTATAATATTCACTGCGAAGAAAAGGTTTACCTGAATTTCAACTGCGTTTTTCTCGATGTCTGCGAAATCCGCATCGGTGCACGGACCCTTTTCGCTCCGAATGTGCAGCTCTACACCGCCGGCCATCCCTTATCCGCCACGCAGCGGGCGGCCGAACTGGAATTCGGCCAACCCATCACCATCGGCAAAGACTGCTGGCTGGGCGGGAACGTCATTGTCCTTCCGGGCGTCACGATCGGTGACCGCGTGGTAATCGGTGCCGGTTCTGTCGTCACAAAAGATATCCCTTCCGATGCATTGGCCGTAGGCAATCCTGCAAAGGTCATCCGGAACATTGAGAAAACCGATGCACCGCAATGACCTGCTTTCCAGACTCCGGACCTATCGCAAAACGTGGCCGAATGAAAAAGACACAGCGGACCGGCTGATCGGTTTTGTTGAAACCCATCCCGACTGTTTTGAACGCTCCTTGCAGGTTGGCCATATTACGGGTTCCGCCTGGTTAGTTAATCGAGCCGGGACACACGTGCTTTTGACGCACCACAGAAAACTCGATATGTGGCTGCAGCTCGGCGGACATGCCGACGGCAACACCGACATCATCGATGCCGCCCGGCAGGAAGCCCTCGAAGAATCCGGAATCCGGAATCTGACCCTGTGGAATCCCGAAATCTTCGACCTCGATATTCATCGGATTCCTGAGCGTAAAAATGAACCGGCGCATTTTCACCACGATGTCCGCTTTGTGTTCCAATGCCTGGAAAACGAGGACTACATCGTATCCGAAGAATCGCACGATCTCCAATGGGTCGACATCCAATCCCTGGAAAAATTTACCCATGAAGAATCCATGCTTCGCATGAAACGGAAGTGGCTTCAATTGCTGTCATAAAGAACTTGCGAAATATGTCATATATGACATATTTATAACCATGAACAAGCACCCCAAACCGCTTGTATGGCTGAAGGGCGAAATTAAAACGCCACCCCTCAGCAAGGAAGCCCGGATTGAAGCCGGCTGCCTGCTGAGAGATTTGCAGGAAGGAATTCGTCTCTCCCTGCCCCATTCACGCCCAATGCCCGCAATCGGGAAAAGGTGCCATGAGTTGAGAATCACAGATGAAAATTCGATTTGGAGAATTGTCTACCGCATAGATTCTGATGCGATCGTCATTGCTGATGTATTTCAAAAGAAAACACAACAAACACCCAAGCGAGTGGTCGACGAAAGCAAACGCAGGCTCAAACAATACGATCTGATCTAGACAGGAGAAGAGCATCATGAATGCCGAACAAAGAAAAAAACTTGAAGCTGCTGGATTTGCCATAGGAGATACTCAGGAATTTCTGAATCTGAGCGATGAGGAGATGGCCTATATCGAAATTAAGCGCGCCCTCAGCCAGCACCTTCGTGAAAAACGGAAGTCGAAAAAACTTACCCAGAGCCAGGCCGCTAAACTGATGCACACCAGTCAGAGCCGTTTCGCGAAGATGGAACACGCCGAAAAAACCGTATCCATCGATCTGCTTGTGCGTGCCAATCTTGCACTCGGAGCAACCCCCGGCGAACTCAAACACGCCCTCTGAACCCTGCCCTCAAGGGTCGGAGCACTCCAAAACACCGCTTCTCGCTACATGATTTTCCTGTCCTCTTCTTTTCTATCGTCCTGGATTCTGCAACGCTCCCCCGCCATATGAATCAACATTTTACAGCCATCACCCTCAAAGCCACCGGCGCTTCCGCCCTCACCGAATCCGAAGTGATTCAAAACCTCTGGAGCGGCTACGGAAAAATTGTGCGTGTAGGCCTGGAATATACTATGGAGGGACGACCTCCGTGTCGTCCTGGGACGGTACAGAGCCCGTCCCTCCAGAGCGTCATCGTCAAACACGTCCAGTGGCCCACCCGGCAGCACCATCCGCGCGGCTGGAACACCGGAAATTCCCACGAACGCAAAGTAAAATCCTATCAGGTCGAAACCGCATTTTATCGTGATTTTTCCAACCGCTGCGATGATTCGTGCCGCGTTCCGGAATGCTATGCCCTCGAAACCCGCGGCGATGAAGTGTTCATGGTGATGGAAGACCTCGATGCATCCGGGTTTCATTTGCGGAAAAGCTATGTGACCGAGGCCGACATCGAAGCCTGCCTTTCGTGGCTCGCCCACTTTCACGCCGAGTTTATGCACGAGGAACCTTCCAGTCTTTGGAAAACCGGCACCTACTGGCACCTCGAAACCCGCCCCGATGAATTACAGGAACTCGATGATCTGAAGCTGAAAAACGCCGCCGCTGCGATCGATCAGCAACTGAAAAATTCGCCCTTCCAGACCTTCGTGCACGGCGACGCCAAACTGGCCAATTTCTGTTTTGCGGAAAACGGCGAGGTCGCAGCCGTTGATTTTCAATATGTCGGCGGCGGATGCGGCATGAAAGACGTGGCCTATTTTATCAGCAGCTGCCTTTCAGAGGATGAATGCGAACAGCAGGAAACCCGGCTGCTTGATGTTTATTTCCAATGCCTGGAAAAGGCGCTCGAAACACGCGGAAAAAACATCGATTTCCAATCATTGGAAAAAAACTGGCGGTCGCTGTATCCCGTAGCCTGGACCGATTTTTTCCGCTTCCTGCAGGGCTGGAGTCCCGGGCACTGGAAAATCCATGCCTACAGCGAACGCCTCGCCCGCGAAGTGCTGGAACAATGTAATTAGACCATTTGCTAAAACATACTGGTATATTTTTACCACCCTCTCCGCTGGAGGACTCGGAGGACACAGAGTCCTTCCTCCGTGGTGAACCCTCGGAGGTTGATAACGTACAAATAGTTTCGCCCATTTGAATAAGAAGTCCTCCGGCGGATACGATCAGCCAGTGCAACCAAACACATAAGAGGACCAAATGGAAAGAGCAGATCCCCTACGACGAGAAGCACTACCTGAGCATCATTAAAAGACGGGGCCTCTCAATTTGAAAAACCATCGCTGATGACCCTGATGATATTAGGCTGAACGGCCCTGTCGAAAGTCAGTTCTTACGTTGACGGAGAACCTAAGATGACTGGTTGGGGCTTTTTTGTTTCTTGGTAGGCCTACTGGTTTTTCTGGAAAACGAATGTTAATCCTTTTTCTTTCAGGTAATCCTTAATTTCCTGAACTTCGTCATACTTCTTCGCATTCATGAATTCTAGCCGAATTGAATATTGGTCAATTTCCGAAATGCCGACCTCTTCTTCTAAATAGAGATACCATTCATCTTTCCTGTTATAAAACTCGCAAACTTTGAGAGGAGGCGTTGCTTTGAATACATTAGAGCTCATAGTTTTTGTTCCTTATTTGCATTAGAAATCATTGTTAGGTTTTGCATTCAAATATTCGACGATGCTTGTTTCAAATGCTTTCAGCTTCGTGTCAATTTGAGAGACTTCGCTTTCGTATAGGGTAGAACTGTGTCGTCCAACTATGCCGTAGTCACTGAATGTAAATCTGGCTTTGCCTTCTTTAACTTCAATTTTCATTTTGAATTCTGCCTGTAATGCGATGGATGATAATCCAGACTTCAGGATGATATTGGGCACAATGCCATTGCAAATTATTATCCCTTTCTCTTTATCCTCATAATCAATCACAGCTTTGGCTGATTTTAAATTCTCAGCTACCCATAACTTCAGGCCAGTGTAAATATCTTCACTGGAATGATCGGTAAGAGTAACAACGTATTGTAAATCAGCTCGGTCTGTATCCGCTGGACTTATTGATGTTGTTTCACAACCAGAAAAGAGCAAGGAAGCTATGACAGTTAATGTGATGTATATTTTTTTCATTTCATCTGCTCCTTGAAAGGATGTTTTATTTTTCTTCCCCAGACCCTATGGCTGAAGCTCGACTCAGCCACGGTCTCTTTCTTTGTTAAAATTGGCGGCGTTTTCACCGTAAAGTCCATGTGCTGGTCGATCATTTATGTGTTCTCACGAATGCTTTTCAGTTTGGATGGACCAATGCCCTTGAGAGCAAGTAATACCTCATCTGGTGCATTAAGCATTTTAGAAATCGAGCAAAATCCTAGATTTGATAATTCTTCTAGGTGCTCTAGCTTCAAACCTTTGTGGGATGGAGCTCCAATTTCTTGTAAGACAAATTCTAATATCTGGTTTTTGGTGCCTCCAAATAATTTGTGCAGGTAATCGTCAGCATTGGATATTTTCGAGTTAGACAATTTTAAAATTTCATTCTGTTTATATAGTGCATCTTGATAGTCAGTTATTTTGGGATCTTGGGGTTTCTCAATTATTTCCCTTAATGCAATTAGGAAGAGGAGAAAATCACCTCCGTCAGGATCAATGGGACCTACTGAACTTGAGACTGTACGTCCTTCTGAAAGGAAAGAATACTTGCTTTCTACTTCGGGTAACCAAATGAAATGTGGGCTATCCACTTCCTTTTCTTCATCTGGGATGTTGGGTGAAATTTCTCCGTGTCTACGTAAATATTTCAAAGGAACGGTAGGTTGGAGTGTTGCAGAGAAACGATATCCTTTCATAACCACAGACGATTGATCTGCAAACTGGTGTACGGTCATTTTTAACAACTCTGGATCAACCTTTTGGTCAGGTATTTTGCCTTGAACCTTTGAGTTTTTGTTGTTGCGTAGTTTGTTAATGAATTTTCTTATCATGATTATTTATGAACAGTGTGTTAAACGGATGCGATGTATGGGGTATACGTTGCATCGCTGTATGCATTCAGCGGCCCGCGCTGTATATCCCCGATAACCGGTTACGTCGATGGATGGAATGCAGTGTAGATCAGGCCCATAACAACTTAAAGACTTGGCTTGAAAAAATCTTTTTGCGCCGCATTTACTTTTTCCAGAAAGAGGAAAAGGGAAGCAAAAACAAAACGGCGTTCCCGACACACTGCCCGCTTCCCGCGGGCTTTCCGATTGCAGACCTTTTTTCCTAAGTTAAGCGTGTTTCAAATTGTAGGGCGTGAATGGTCAAAGACCTTCCCGCCGCATTCCAACGGGCTGAAACTACAGTAGAGTCGTTGCAGTTCAAGGGTGCAACCCACTTTACGAAAGGGGTGGGAAGGTCTCGCAAACTCAACCGTTCCAGCCCTACAACCCTTAACTTAGGGCCATGGCTGGTTATGCTTATTTTTCAATTATAAATGGAAAATCGACTAAGACAGCATCATCTTTCTTTAGTTGTACACGCCACTCGCCGGGGCTTCTTGATGGCATGTTTCCTTTAATCGGTAATGACGTTATCAGAACAGAATTATTTCCGTATTTGGTGGTGATAGGGCGAGATAGATAGACGCTAGAGTCTGGTTCAATCCAC
This window harbors:
- a CDS encoding oxidoreductase family protein codes for the protein MNQHFTAITLKATGASALTESEVIQNLWSGYGKIVRVGLEYTMEGRPPCRPGTVQSPSLQSVIVKHVQWPTRQHHPRGWNTGNSHERKVKSYQVETAFYRDFSNRCDDSCRVPECYALETRGDEVFMVMEDLDASGFHLRKSYVTEADIEACLSWLAHFHAEFMHEEPSSLWKTGTYWHLETRPDELQELDDLKLKNAAAAIDQQLKNSPFQTFVHGDAKLANFCFAENGEVAAVDFQYVGGGCGMKDVAYFISSCLSEDECEQQETRLLDVYFQCLEKALETRGKNIDFQSLEKNWRSLYPVAWTDFFRFLQGWSPGHWKIHAYSERLAREVLEQCN
- a CDS encoding DUF4468 domain-containing protein; amino-acid sequence: MKKIYITLTVIASLLFSGCETTSISPADTDRADLQYVVTLTDHSSEDIYTGLKLWVAENLKSAKAVIDYEDKEKGIIICNGIVPNIILKSGLSSIALQAEFKMKIEVKEGKARFTFSDYGIVGRHSSTLYESEVSQIDTKLKAFETSIVEYLNAKPNNDF